From a single Brassica napus cultivar Da-Ae chromosome C9, Da-Ae, whole genome shotgun sequence genomic region:
- the LOC106432172 gene encoding protein NEDD1 isoform X1 yields MSHLVDPTWRLLAASGGDTVKLFDVSADSGDPCVLSYTPTPGSAVNSVKWNHTNLVVASAGDDKKISLWRINGSSLGTVPVAGKDGGDSAEECLSAISFGRKGSKFIASGGTGQIVKIWDLQKKLCVKKLKGHTSTITGVMYNCKDEHLASVSVGGDLIVHNLKTGARASELKDPHGQVLRVLDYSRFSRHLLLTAGDDGTVHLWDTTGRNPKMSWKQHSAPAAGVCFSPSDEKKIASVGMDKKLYTYDSGSKRSSSCISYEAPFSSLAFGDNGYILAAGTGNGRVVFYDVRKIPQPVTVLHAYSSSEAVTSLSWQTSKPVIVNEKNYDGEMALLGGTVDDSVIIPDPVPSTTPSDSQSRGSRGTATSTSNVPAAEQTPNRTLWSGAPPGRLHALRASDSFNDDMRVFSPIVEKWADSEVGFNNKDYLIDDKKPFASSSKGYPYGDGNKEHTKAAFSPFGTTTPTASTKSEDSSSSALTPPESWGGDRLSDKFNQLANEKISDKFPSRLGVSSTSGGSTSGSMFPLSSLGQTNIAANVSSEFPRIRDISSDSETDKNLPSSPLFAKNMASPGNIDSLRLSPSLPRRTYAERISSSLSTGSPKIKKTGAETREETFSNLMPRPELGSASEALPIMNQGGNMKQSQNDQQQVVGGSNFTLQLFQRTLEGTLDSFQNSVHDDMRNLHIEILRQFHMHEMEMSKVLSSVLENQAEMMKELQLLRKENQQLRQRL; encoded by the exons ATGTCGCACTTGGTGGACCCTACGTGGCGCCTCCTGGCCGCGAGCGGCGGAGATACGGTTAAGCTATTCGACGTGTCCGCCGATTCCGGTGATCCCTGCGTCTTGAGCTACACTCCGACGCCTGGATCAGCTGTGAACTCCGTCAAGTGGAATCACACGA ATTTAGTGGTGGCGAGTGCGGGAGATGATAAGAAGATATCACTGTGGCGGATTAATGGGAGTAGTCTAGGAACTGTTCCCGTTGCTGGAAAGGACGGTGGTGATAGTGCCGAG GAATGTTTGTCGGCTATTAGCTTCGGCAGAAAAGGGTCAAAGTTCATAGCTTCTGGTGGAACTGGTCAAATTGTTAAGATATGGGATCTGCAAAAAAAGCTTTGTGTCAAGAAGCTGAAGGGTCATACAAGTACAATAACTGGCGTGATGTACAATTGCAAAGATGAGCATTTGGCGTCTGTCAGTGTTGGTGGGGATCTGATAGTTCACAACCTTAAAACTGGAGCAAGGGCTAGCGAACTCAAAGATCCACATGGGCAG GTATTGAGGGTGCTTGACTATTCAAGGTTCAGTCGTCACCTTCTACTTACTGCGGGTGATGATGGCACTGTGCATCTGTGGGACACGACTGGTCGTAATCCAAAG ATGTCATGGAAGCAGCATTCTGCACCAGCTGCGGGTGTTTGCTTCTCTCCATCAGACGAAAAG AAAATTGCTAGTGTGGGGATGGACAAAAAGCTTTACACGTATGACTCTGGATCCAAAAGATCTTCGTCCTGCATTTCTTATGAGGCGCCTTTCTCATCTTTGGCGTTTGGGGATAATGGTTACATTCTGGCAGCTGGAACCGGTAATGGTAGAGTAGTGTTTTACGACGTTCGTAAGATACCACAGCCTGTCACTGTCCTGCACGCTTACAGTAGTTCAGAG GCTGTAACAAGTTTATCATGGCAAACATCAAAACCAGTTATTGTGAATGAGAAAAACTACGACGGTGAGATGGCTCTTCTTGGTGGTACAGTGGACGATTCAGTTATTATTCCTGATCCAGTTCCGTCAACGACACCCTCAGATTCACAGTCGAGAGGCTCTCGTGGAACTGCCACGAGTACGTCGAACGTGCCGGCGGCAGAGCAAACACCAAACAGAACACTATGGTCTGGTGCGCCACCGGGAAGACTACATGCACTTCGTGCCAGTGACAGTTTCAATGATGATATGCGTGTGTTTTCCCCTATCGTTGAGAAGTGGGCTGATAGTGAAGTAGGATTCAACAATAAGGATTATTTGATCGACGACAAAAAGCCATTTGCTTCATCTAGCAAGGGATATCCATACGGAGATGGAAACAAGGAACATACAAAAGCTGCTTTTTCACCATTCGGAACTACTACGCCAACGGCATCAACCAAAAGTGaagactcttcttcttctgcctTGACACCTCCAGAATCATGGGGCGGTGATAGATTATCTGACAAGTTCAACCAATTGGCCAATGAGAAAATCTCCGATAAATTTCCTTCACGTCTCGGGGTTTCAAGCACAAGTGGTGGTAGCACATCTGGATCAATGTTTCCCTTGTCGTCGCTTGGTCAGACAAACATCGCAGCAAACGTTAGCTCAGAGTTCCCACGGATCAGAGACATCTCTTCAGATTCCGAGACAGACAAGAACTTACCTTCAAGCCCGTTGTTTGCAAAAAACATGGCATCTCCGGGTAACATCGATTCATTGAGGCTATCACCAAGTTTACCTCGTAGGACATATGCTGAGAGAATCAGCAGCTCTCTCTCTACGGGTTCACCCAAGATAAAGAAAACAGGAGCAGAAACGAGAGAGGAAACCTTTAGTAATCTGATGCCGAGACCTGAGTTGGGATCTGCATCAGAAGCTCTTCCGATTATGAAT CAGGGAGGAAACATGAAGCAATCTCAAAATGATCAACAGCAAGTGGTGGGTGGCAGCAATTTCACACTTCAGCTATTTCAAAGAACACTGGAAGGAACTCTAGATTCATTCCAAAACTCTGTTCATGACGACATGAGAAACCTGCACATCGAGATCCTCAGACAGTTCCACATGCACGAG ATGGAGATGTCGAAGGTATTAAGCTCGGTTCTAGAGAACCAGGCGGAGATGATGAAGGAGTTACAGTTGTTGCGTAAAGAGAACCAACAGCTCCGGCAAAGGCTTTAG
- the LOC106432172 gene encoding protein NEDD1 isoform X2, whose product MSHLVDPTWRLLAASGGDTVKLFDVSADSGDPCVLSYTPTPGSAVNSVKWNHTNLVVASAGDDKKISLWRINGSSLGTVPVAGKDGGDSAEECLSAISFGRKGSKFIASGGTGQIVKIWDLQKKLCVKKLKGHTSTITGVMYNCKDEHLASVSVGGDLIVHNLKTGARASELKDPHGQVLRVLDYSRFSRHLLLTAGDDGTVHLWDTTGRNPKMSWKQHSAPAAGVCFSPSDEKKIASVGMDKKLYTYDSGSKRSSSCISYEAPFSSLAFGDNGYILAAGTGNGRVVFYDVRKIPQPVTVLHAYSSSEAVTSLSWQTSKPVIVNEKNYDGEMALLGGTVDDSVIIPDPVPSTTPSDSQSRGSRGTATSTSNVPAAEQTPNRTLWSGAPPGRLHALRASDSFNDDMRVFSPIVEKWADSEVGFNNKDYLIDDKKPFASSSKGYPYGDGNKEHTKAAFSPFGTTTPTASTKSEDSSSSALTPPESWGGDRLSDKFNQLANEKISDKFPSRLGVSSTSGGSTSGSMFPLSSLGQTNIAANVSSEFPRIRDISSDSETDKNLPSSPLFAKNMASPGNIDSLRLSPSLPRRTYAERISSSLSTGSPKIKKTGAETREETFSNLMPRPELGSASEALPIMNGGNMKQSQNDQQQVVGGSNFTLQLFQRTLEGTLDSFQNSVHDDMRNLHIEILRQFHMHEMEMSKVLSSVLENQAEMMKELQLLRKENQQLRQRL is encoded by the exons ATGTCGCACTTGGTGGACCCTACGTGGCGCCTCCTGGCCGCGAGCGGCGGAGATACGGTTAAGCTATTCGACGTGTCCGCCGATTCCGGTGATCCCTGCGTCTTGAGCTACACTCCGACGCCTGGATCAGCTGTGAACTCCGTCAAGTGGAATCACACGA ATTTAGTGGTGGCGAGTGCGGGAGATGATAAGAAGATATCACTGTGGCGGATTAATGGGAGTAGTCTAGGAACTGTTCCCGTTGCTGGAAAGGACGGTGGTGATAGTGCCGAG GAATGTTTGTCGGCTATTAGCTTCGGCAGAAAAGGGTCAAAGTTCATAGCTTCTGGTGGAACTGGTCAAATTGTTAAGATATGGGATCTGCAAAAAAAGCTTTGTGTCAAGAAGCTGAAGGGTCATACAAGTACAATAACTGGCGTGATGTACAATTGCAAAGATGAGCATTTGGCGTCTGTCAGTGTTGGTGGGGATCTGATAGTTCACAACCTTAAAACTGGAGCAAGGGCTAGCGAACTCAAAGATCCACATGGGCAG GTATTGAGGGTGCTTGACTATTCAAGGTTCAGTCGTCACCTTCTACTTACTGCGGGTGATGATGGCACTGTGCATCTGTGGGACACGACTGGTCGTAATCCAAAG ATGTCATGGAAGCAGCATTCTGCACCAGCTGCGGGTGTTTGCTTCTCTCCATCAGACGAAAAG AAAATTGCTAGTGTGGGGATGGACAAAAAGCTTTACACGTATGACTCTGGATCCAAAAGATCTTCGTCCTGCATTTCTTATGAGGCGCCTTTCTCATCTTTGGCGTTTGGGGATAATGGTTACATTCTGGCAGCTGGAACCGGTAATGGTAGAGTAGTGTTTTACGACGTTCGTAAGATACCACAGCCTGTCACTGTCCTGCACGCTTACAGTAGTTCAGAG GCTGTAACAAGTTTATCATGGCAAACATCAAAACCAGTTATTGTGAATGAGAAAAACTACGACGGTGAGATGGCTCTTCTTGGTGGTACAGTGGACGATTCAGTTATTATTCCTGATCCAGTTCCGTCAACGACACCCTCAGATTCACAGTCGAGAGGCTCTCGTGGAACTGCCACGAGTACGTCGAACGTGCCGGCGGCAGAGCAAACACCAAACAGAACACTATGGTCTGGTGCGCCACCGGGAAGACTACATGCACTTCGTGCCAGTGACAGTTTCAATGATGATATGCGTGTGTTTTCCCCTATCGTTGAGAAGTGGGCTGATAGTGAAGTAGGATTCAACAATAAGGATTATTTGATCGACGACAAAAAGCCATTTGCTTCATCTAGCAAGGGATATCCATACGGAGATGGAAACAAGGAACATACAAAAGCTGCTTTTTCACCATTCGGAACTACTACGCCAACGGCATCAACCAAAAGTGaagactcttcttcttctgcctTGACACCTCCAGAATCATGGGGCGGTGATAGATTATCTGACAAGTTCAACCAATTGGCCAATGAGAAAATCTCCGATAAATTTCCTTCACGTCTCGGGGTTTCAAGCACAAGTGGTGGTAGCACATCTGGATCAATGTTTCCCTTGTCGTCGCTTGGTCAGACAAACATCGCAGCAAACGTTAGCTCAGAGTTCCCACGGATCAGAGACATCTCTTCAGATTCCGAGACAGACAAGAACTTACCTTCAAGCCCGTTGTTTGCAAAAAACATGGCATCTCCGGGTAACATCGATTCATTGAGGCTATCACCAAGTTTACCTCGTAGGACATATGCTGAGAGAATCAGCAGCTCTCTCTCTACGGGTTCACCCAAGATAAAGAAAACAGGAGCAGAAACGAGAGAGGAAACCTTTAGTAATCTGATGCCGAGACCTGAGTTGGGATCTGCATCAGAAGCTCTTCCGATTATGAAT GGAGGAAACATGAAGCAATCTCAAAATGATCAACAGCAAGTGGTGGGTGGCAGCAATTTCACACTTCAGCTATTTCAAAGAACACTGGAAGGAACTCTAGATTCATTCCAAAACTCTGTTCATGACGACATGAGAAACCTGCACATCGAGATCCTCAGACAGTTCCACATGCACGAG ATGGAGATGTCGAAGGTATTAAGCTCGGTTCTAGAGAACCAGGCGGAGATGATGAAGGAGTTACAGTTGTTGCGTAAAGAGAACCAACAGCTCCGGCAAAGGCTTTAG
- the LOC106432192 gene encoding uncharacterized protein LOC106432192 isoform X1 — MDKKKTKATSSSSSPSSLDHLFGPKGSTSATSASSCSTILDSIFPPPVSKKNGNHTAYEVQSSISQTTDERSIHEKREASYYSSSIYYGGQQHYSPPRTDGSSTSPSHHHKETEDRTDDTNATSRGNWWKGPYLSIP; from the exons ATGGATAAGAAGAAAACCAAAGCTacttcctcatcttcttcaccttcttcacTTGATCATCTGTTTGGTCCCAAAGGATCAACCTCTGCTACTTCGGCTTCTTCTTGTTCAACTATACTCGACTCCATTTTCCCTCCTCCT GTATCAAAGAAGAACGGAAATCACACTGCTTATGAAGTTCAAAGCAGCATTTCTCAAACCACTG ATGAGAGAAGCATCCATGAAAAGAGAGAAGCGTCCTATTACAGTTCCTCCATTTACTACGGAGGTCAGCAACACTATTCACCTCCACGAACTGATGGCTCCTCCACTTCTCCATCTCATCACCACAAAGAAACCGAAGATCGAACCGATGACACAAACGCTACTTCCAGGGGAAATTGGTGGAAAGGTCCTTACCTTTCTATACCTTAA
- the LOC106432192 gene encoding uncharacterized protein LOC106432192 isoform X2, which yields MDKKKTKATSSSSSPSSLDHLFGPKGSTSATSASSCSTILDSIFPPPVSKKNGNHTAYEVQSSISQTTDERSIHEKREASYYSSSIYYGGQQHYSPPRTDGSSTSPSHHHKETEDRTDDTNATSRGNWWKGSLYY from the exons ATGGATAAGAAGAAAACCAAAGCTacttcctcatcttcttcaccttcttcacTTGATCATCTGTTTGGTCCCAAAGGATCAACCTCTGCTACTTCGGCTTCTTCTTGTTCAACTATACTCGACTCCATTTTCCCTCCTCCT GTATCAAAGAAGAACGGAAATCACACTGCTTATGAAGTTCAAAGCAGCATTTCTCAAACCACTG ATGAGAGAAGCATCCATGAAAAGAGAGAAGCGTCCTATTACAGTTCCTCCATTTACTACGGAGGTCAGCAACACTATTCACCTCCACGAACTGATGGCTCCTCCACTTCTCCATCTCATCACCACAAAGAAACCGAAGATCGAACCGATGACACAAACGCTACTTCCAGGGGAAATTGGTGGAAAG GTTCTTTGTATTACTAA
- the BNAC09G49450D gene encoding uncharacterized protein BNAC09G49450D: MHIKSSLMDTYVLSRLLVLVLCIYGLKTAVHGAGECGRNPPDREAIKLAPCAMAAQDKSAKVSATCCVRIKQMGKNPKCLCAVMLSSTARNSGAKPEISMTIPKRCNIADRPIGYKCGAYSLP; this comes from the exons ATGCACATCAAGTCATCTTTAATGGATACCTACGTTTTATCTCGCCTTCTCGTCCTAGTTCTCTGCATCTACGGCCTTAAAACCGCGGTCCATGGAGCTGGAGAATGCGGGAGGAACCCTCCGGATAGAGAAGCCATAAAGCTGGCTCCGTGCGCAATGGCTGCACAAGACAAGTCTGCTAAAGTGTCGGCAACTTGCTGCGTTCGAATTAAACAAATGGGGAAGAACCCGAAATGCCTTTGCGCTGTCATGCTCTCCTCTACAGCTAGAAACTCTGGAGCAAAGCCAGAGATCTCAATGACCATTCCTAAACGCTGCAACATCGCTGATCGTCCCATTGGTTACAAATGTGGAG CTTATTCTCTGCCTTGA
- the BNAC09G49460D gene encoding uncharacterized protein BNAC09G49460D translates to MTTSIHITALDGIVNVNSLFTLAVFIGLAWNPSDPTNSLVTEPNCSPTARMAENLVAFHVYSFASFLFSSLVALGLKQAMRLNIATRAHSSFHFSARIDPVVYYVNKTALRFGMVISGLGSVCGCVFLMLALINVVQIKLGRFGCGASGHSYAAVVPLLVLVPCALFIYVSLMLYAFTR, encoded by the coding sequence ATGACGACGAGCATTCACATCACAGCACTCGACGGGATCGTGAACGTGAACTCTCTCTTCACCCTCGCCGTCTTCATCGGACTAGCCTGGAACCCCTCCGACCCGACGAACAGCCTCGTGACCGAACCGAACTGCAGCCCGACGGCGCGCATGGCGGAGAATCTCGTCGCCTTCCACGTCTACTCCTTCgcctccttcctcttctcgaGCCTCGTCGCGCTGGGACTCAAACAGGCCATGAGGCTCAACATCGCGACCCGGGCCCACTCTTCGTTTCACTTCTCGGCTCGGATCGATCCCGTGGTTTACTACGTTAACAAGACGGCGCTCAGATTCGGGATGGTTATCTCCGGTTTGGGATCGGTTTGCGGGTGTGTGTTTTTGATGTTGGCTTTGATTAATGTGGTTCAGATTAAGCTGGGGAGGTTTGGGTGTGGCGCGAGTGGGCATAGTTATGCGGCGGTTGTGCcgcttttggttttggttccTTGTGCGTTGTTTATTTATGTTTCGCTTATGCTTTATGCTTTTACTCGTTAG